The following are encoded in a window of Hippoglossus stenolepis isolate QCI-W04-F060 chromosome 10, HSTE1.2, whole genome shotgun sequence genomic DNA:
- the LOC118116496 gene encoding SERTA domain-containing protein 4 — protein MTLVLSMNPFLDPEGDPPLSAYQPIWESERCSKTCLSNPAPPCNSDEQFTQEPPCRRVPDHVSVSRIAYFKRKFVDDDDEPSFSFRTYCQTVAPVLEERAHVLRLSLEKMRFIDDPEAFLRRSVLVNNLLRRLRAEILLQSTDWCFPPNPAFATGPCVLPPSTNPAHQAIHGAVPRICLAPQAGPPFRKRLRMVRGGHGNLRPDCAQTCCCIYAAAATAGHYLHLPFSMYDAALSTCPSTPHSSFFQLASHSKLGLTVAVEERDDEDEDVEEEEENEEEEEEEEEREEEEEEEEEEEDERRPGPSVDVVKDKSSQKRTRTLLGHAHTRTEEDTCMTDRVEDEEEGEQEEEEDEEEGEEEEEEQVMRPCQWVSERELHKVSFWHRRAHRQ, from the exons atgaCCCTCGTTTTGTCCATGAATCCTTTCCTGGACCCAGAAGGAGACCCACCGCTCTCTGCATATCAGCCCATATGGGAATCGGAGCGCTGCAGTAAGACCTGCCTGTCAAACCCGGCCCCGCCATGCAACTCGGACGAGCAATTTACTCAAG agccCCCTTGTAGGCGAGTTCCTGATCATGTGTCAGTGTCAAGGATTGCATACTTCAAGAGGAAgtttgttgatgatgatgatgaaccaTCCTTCAGTTTCAGGACATACTGCCAGACT GTGGCACCGGTCTTGGAGGAGCGTGCCCACGTGCTGCGTCTCTCCTTGGAGAAGATGAGATTCATTGACGACCCTGAGGCCTTCCTCCGTCGCTCCGTTCTCGTTAACAACCTCCTTCGCCGCCTGCGAGCTGAGATCCTGCTCCAGAGCACTGACTGGTGCTTCCCCCCAAACCCAGCATTCGCCACTGGCCCTTGCGTCCTTCCACCCAGCACTAACCCAGCTCACCAGGCAATCCATGGAGCAGTACCCCGGATTTGCCTAGCACCCCAAGCCGGACCACCCTTCCGTAAACGCTTACGAATGGTCCGTGGAGGACACGGTAATCTTCGCCCTGACTGTGCCCAGACATGCTGCTGCATCTACGCAGCGGCAGCCACTGCAGGACACTACCTCCACCTCCCATTCTCCATGTATGATGCCGCACTCTCTACCTGCCCGTCCACACCACACTCCTCATTTTTTCAGCTAGCTAGCCATAGTAAGTTAGGGCTGACAGTTGCTGTGGAAGAGcgtgatgatgaggatgaagatgttgaagaggaggaggaaaatgaagaggaagaagaagaagaagaagaaagggaagaggaggaggaagaagaagaagaagaagaggatgaaaggAGACCAGGGCCCTCCGTTGATGTTGTAAAAGACAAATCAAGTCAGAAAAGGACCAGGACTTTGCTtggtcatgcacacacaaggacagaggaagacacCTGCATGACAGATAGAgtggaagatgaggaggagggagagcaggaggaggaagaggacgaggaagagggggaggaggaggaagaagagcaggtcATGCGACCATGTCAGTGGGTCTCAGAAAGAGAGCTCCACAAGGTTAGCTTCTGGCACCGCAGGGCTCACAGACAATGA